In one Culex quinquefasciatus strain JHB chromosome 2, VPISU_Cqui_1.0_pri_paternal, whole genome shotgun sequence genomic region, the following are encoded:
- the LOC6034856 gene encoding adult cuticle protein 1 isoform X5, whose translation MKCIAAVVMVVFAVAEGSLYANWASPLAYTLPHTTVVQDNSYARYVAAAPWGYAAAPVAYSGYSAYPYAASYPAAAAYVHQPAVAVVAQKEARYLAANRGAVHDAPLAGHAVSQQSLNLAPALGTL comes from the exons ATGAAG tgcATCGCAGCTGTAGTCATGGTCGTCTTCGCCGTTGCTGAAGGATCCCTGTACGCCAACTGGGCTTCTCCGTTGGCCTACACCCTGCCACATACCACCGTGGTCCAGGATAACTCGTACGCCCGGTACGTTGCTGCTGCCCCGTGGGGATACGCTGCGGCCCCCGTGGCTTATTCGGGCTATTCGGCTTATCCGTACGCTGCCAGCTACCCAGCCGCTGCTGCCTATGTCCACCAGCCAGCTGTGGCCGTCGTTGCCCAGAAGGAGGCTCGCTATCTGGCCGCCAACCGTGGAGCCGTCCATGATGCGCCCCTGGCCGGACATGCCGTGTCCCAGCAGTCGCTGAATCTGGCTCCGGCTCTGGGAACGCTGTAA
- the LOC6034856 gene encoding adult cuticle protein 1 isoform X3, with protein MKCIAAVVMMALAVVAEGGYVPLAYSAPHTTVVQQNVAPRYVASVPVTYAAAPVAYSTYSGYTAPVATTYVQNSVVPQYAAPVAYAAAPAVRYSVDSEVVEATQVVAPAATVVAQPAVAVYAQKEARYVAANRGAVHDAPLAGHAVSQQSLNLEPAAGTL; from the exons ATGAAG TGCATCGCAGCTGTAGTCATGATGGCTTTGGCCGTTGTTGCTGAG GGAGGTTACGTCCCATTGGCCTACTCGGCTCCTCACACCACCGTTGTCCAGCAGAACGTGGCCCCACGGTACGTCGCTTCGGTTCCTGTGACCTACGCCGCCGCTCCAGTTGCCTACTCCACCTACTCCGGATACACCGCCCCAGTGGCCACGACCTACGTCCAGAACTCCGTCGTTCCCCAGTATGCCGCCCCGGTGGCCTACGCTGCTGCCCCGGCCGTCCGTTACTCCGTCGACTCCGAGGTCGTTGAGGCTACCCAAGTTGTGGCCCCAGCTGCCACCGTTGTTGCCCAGCCCGCCGTGGCCGTGTACGCCCAGAAGGAAGCTCGCTATGTGGCCGCCAACCGTGGAGCCGTCCATGATGCCCCACTCGCCGGACATGCCGTGTCCCAGCAGTCGCTGAACCTGGAACCAGCTGCGGGAACCCTGTAA
- the LOC6034858 gene encoding adult cuticle protein 1, giving the protein MKCIAAVVMVVLAVAEGSLYANWASPLAYTLPHTTVVQDNSYARYVAAAPWGYAAAPVAYSGYSAYPYAASYPAAAAYVHQPAVAVVAQKEARYLAANRGAVHDAPLAGHAVSQQSLNLAPAPGTL; this is encoded by the exons ATGAAG tgcATCGCAGCTGTAGTCATGGTCGTCCTTGCCGTTGCTGAAGGATCCCTGTACGCCAACTGGGCTTCTCCGTTGGCCTACACCCTGCCACATACCACCGTGGTCCAGGACAACTCGTACGCCCGGTACGTTGCCGCTGCCCCGTGGGGATACGCTGCGGCCCCCGTGGCTTATTCGGGCTATTCGGCTTATCCGTACGCTGCCAGCTACCCAGCCGCTGCTGCCTATGTCCACCAGCCAGCTGTGGCCGTCGTTGCCCAGAAGGAGGCTCGCTATCTGGCCGCCAACCGTGGAGCCGTCCATGATGCGCCCCTGGCCGGACATGCCGTGTCCCAGCAGTCGCTGAATCTGGCTCCGGCTCCGGGAACGCTGTAA
- the LOC6034851 gene encoding adult cuticle protein 1: MKCIAAVVMVALAVAAEASYVPYAHQGYAVAPVVTYAAHHGGPTVVQSNDPHSWAYASAVHHAHPIAPIVSAYNHYDGHNYAGHHIPAAVTYDAGHYYDNHHHGHAAAVIAAPVQHSATYVAANSGAVHKAPLAGHAVNQKSLNLAPAPGTL; the protein is encoded by the exons ATGAAG TGCATCGCAGCTGTAGTCATGGTGGCCCTTGCCGTCGCTGCCGAAGCTTCCTACGTCCCGTACGCTCATCAGGGATACGCCGTCGCTCCAGTGGTGACCTACGCCGCCCATCACGGCGGACCAACCGTTGTCCAGTCTAATGACCCTCACAGCTGGGCCTACGCCTCTGCTGTCCACCACGCTCACCCGATTGCCCCAATTGTCTCGGCCTATAACCATTACGATGGCCACAACTACGCTGGACATCACATCCCGGCGGCCGTGACCTACGATGCTGGCCACTACTACGATAACCACCATCATGGACACGCTGCTGCCGTGATCGCTGCCCCAGTTCAGCACTCGGCCACGTACGTCGCCGCCAACAGTGGAGCTGTCCACAAGGCCCCACTCGCCGGACATGCCGTCAACCAGAAGTCCCTGAATCTGGCTCCGGCTCCAGGAACCCTGTAA
- the LOC6034849 gene encoding adult cuticle protein 1, producing MKCIAAVLLVALAVAEASYVPYTHQGYVVAPVVTYAAHHGGPTVVQSNDPHSWAYPAAVTYNSGHYYDNQHHGHSAAVIAAPVQHSATYIAASRGAVHEAPLAGHAVNQKSLNLAPAPGTL from the exons ATGAAg TGCATTGCAGCTGTTCTCCTGGTGGCCCTTGCTGTGGCCGAAGCTTCCTACGTCCCGTACACTCATCAGGGATACGTCGTGGCCCCAGTGGTGACCTACGCCGCCCATCACGGCGGACCAACCGTTGTCCAGTCCAACGACCCTCACAGCTGGGCCTACCCCGCGGCCGTGACCTACAACTCTGGACACTACTACGATAACCAGCATCATGGACACTCCGCTGCCGTGATCGCTGCCCCAGTCCAGCACTCGGCCACGTACATCGCCGCCAGCCGTGGAGCTGTCCACGAGGCCCCACTTGCCGGGCATGCCGTCAACCAGAAGTCCCTGAACTTGGCTCCGGCTCCAGGAACTCTGTAA
- the LOC119767338 gene encoding adult cuticle protein 1-like — protein sequence MKAYILPYGLPAAVIQANLGLPAAALDLGPHPYGSAALALAAGHPAAISIPAVHHQALAGPASYVAANRGSVHAAPLPGHLISQKSLNLAPAPGTL from the exons ATGAAG GCGTACATTCTGCCATACGGGCTACCCGCTGCCGTGATCCAAGCAAATCTGGGTCTTCCGGCTGCTGCCCTGGATCTCGGACCACATCCGTATGGCTCGGCAGCACTAGCCCTAGCCGCAGGTCATCCGGCAGCCATTTCGATTCCAGCTGTCCACCACCAGGCCCTTGCTGGACCAGCGTCGTATGTGGCCGCCAACCGCGGTTCCGTGCATGCTGCTCCCCTTCCTGGACATCTGATATCGCAGAAATCGCTCAACCTAGCCCCGGCCCCTGGAACCCTGTAG
- the LOC6034856 gene encoding adult cuticle protein 1 isoform X4: MKCIAAVVMMALAVVAEANTVAYSVPLAYSAPHTTVVQQNVAPRYVASVPVAYAAAPVAYSAYSGYTAPVATTYVQNSVVPQYAAPVAYAAAPVATVVAQPAVAVYAQKEARYVAANRGAVHDAPLAGHAVSQQSLNLEPAAGTV; this comes from the exons ATGAAG TGCATCGCAGCTGTAGTCATGATGGCTTTGGCCGTTGTTGCTGAGGCAAACACCGTCGCTTATTCCGTCCCGCTGGCCTATTCGGCTCCCCACACCACCGTTGTCCAGCAGAACGTGGCCCCACGGTACGTCGCTTCGGTTCCGGTGGCCTACGCCGCCGCTCCAGTTGCCTACTCTGCCTACTCCGGATACACCGCCCCAGTGGCCACGACCTACGTCCAGAACTCCGTCGTTCCCCAGTATGCTGCTCCGGTGGCCTACGCTGCTGCCCCAGTTGCCACCGTTGTTGCCCAGCCCGCCGTGGCCGTGTACGCCCAGAAGGAAGCTCGCTATGTGGCCGCCAACCGTGGAGCCGTCCATGATGCCCCACTCGCCGGACATGCCGTGTCCCAGCAGTCGCTGAACTTGGAACCAGCTGCCGGAACCGTTTAA
- the LOC6034855 gene encoding cuticle protein 16.5, whose protein sequence is MKCIAAVVMMALAVVAEGGYVPLAYSAPHTTVVQQNVAPRYVASVPVTYAAAPYTTYAAAPVAYSAYSGYTAPVATTYVQNSVVPQYAAPVAYAAAPAVRYSVDSEVVEATQVVAPAATVVAQPAVAVYAQKEARYVAANRGAVHDAPLAGHAVSQQSLNLEPAAGTL, encoded by the exons ATGAAG TGCATCGCAGCTGTAGTCATGATGGCTTTGGCCGTTGTTGCTGAGGGAGGTTACGTCCCATTGGCCTACTCGGCTCCTCACACCACCGTTGTCCAGCAGAACGTGGCCCCACGGTACGTCGCTTCGGTTCCGGTGACCTACGCCGCTGCTCCGTACACCACCTACGCCGCCGCTCCAGTTGCCTACTCTGCCTACTCCGGATACACCGCCCCAGTGGCCACGACCTACGTCCAGAACTCCGTCGTTCCCCAGTATGCCGCCCCGGTGGCCTACGCTGCTGCCCCGGCCGTCCGTTACTCCGTCGACTCCGAGGTCGTTGAGGCTACCCAAGTTGTGGCCCCAGCTGCCACCGTTGTTGCCCAGCCCGCCGTGGCCGTGTACGCCCAGAAGGAAGCTCGCTATGTGGCCGCCAACCGTGGAGCCGTCCATGATGCTCCACTCGCCGGACATGCCGTGTCCCAGCAGTCGCTGAACCTGGAACCAGCTGCGGGAACCCTGTAA
- the LOC119767330 gene encoding uncharacterized protein LOC119767330: MKGFIALLLFAVVNGSPYHPFYHGYNPYTAWSPFNWYNPFVAPAPPVPFSGTYSYHDGHKPTVVQANNDGFKFPHGAPPAAVPVPASGTYAFHDGHRPTVVQANNGGQKLAQALVAAPPRVPALAPAPISGTYVFHDGHRPTVVQANNEGYKFPGAAKNLYASWNHPWNPWSVVAAVNAAYQVPTVPVQKTVVQANLGSVDPWKYGTFYGTGLYGYGFSNYLPASPVVIG, encoded by the exons ATGAAG GGATTCATAGCTCTTCTACTTTTCGCAGTTGTCAACGGATCGCCGTACCATCCGTTCTACCACGGATATAATCCGTACACCGCGTGGTCTCCGTTCAACTGGTACAACCCGTTTGTGGCTCCGGCACCGCCTGTGCCTTTCTCGGGAACTTACTCATACCACGATGGCCACAAACCAACGGTAGTGCAAGCAAACAACGATGGCTTCAAGTTTCCGCACGGTGCACCTCCCGCGGCAGTTCCCGTGCCCGCTTCCGGGACGTACGCCTTTCACGATGGTCACCGTCCAACGGTAGTTCAAGCTAATAACGGCGGACAAAAACTTGCCCAAGCTCTGGTCGCTGCTCCTCCGCGCGTTCCAGCATTGGCGCCTGCTCCCATCTCGGGAACGTATGTGTTTCACGACGGACACCGGCCAACGGTAGTCCAGGCGAACAACGAAGGGTACAAGTTTCCGGGAGCGGCGAAAAATCTCTACGCGTCCTGGAACCATCCGTGGAATCCGTGGTCGGTGGTTGCAGCGGTTAACGCCGCCTACCAGGTGCCGACCGTTCCGGTACAGAAAACCGTCGTTCAGGCGAACCTCGGATCGGTGGATCCGTGGAAGTATGGAACGTTCTACGGGACGGGATTGTATGGGTACGGGTTTAGTAACTATTTACCGGCTTCGCCGGTTGTGATTGGTTAG
- the LOC6034846 gene encoding adult cuticle protein 1 translates to MKVAILAVVLALAVASEASWLAGPWGATVVQANNPWPAAHWAGAPWGGAWPGAAWAGAYPYAGAAHWAGAYPYAGAHWGAPAASVAHHAGVVPGATSVTATRGAVHVAPLAGHAVSQKQLNLAPAPGTI, encoded by the exons ATGAAG GTCGCCATTCTTGCCGTTGTCCTTGCCCTGGCCGTCGCCTCGGAAGCTAGCTGGCTGGCTGGTCCATGGGGAGCCACCGTTGTCCAGGCTAACAACCCGTGGCCGGCTGCTCACTGGGCTGGAGCCCCATGGGGTGGAGCTTGGCCAGGTGCGGCCTGGGCTGGAGCTTACCCGTATGCTGGAGCCGCCCACTGGGCTGGAGCTTACCCATATGCCGGTGCCCACTGGGGTGCCCCAGCTGCCTCGGTTGCCCACCATGCCGGAGTTGTTCCCGGAGCTACCTCGGTGACCGCCACCCGTGGTGCCGTCCATGTTGCCCCGCTGGCCGGACATGCTGTGTCCCAGAAGCAACTGAACCTTGCTCCTGCCCCAGGAACCATCTAA
- the LOC6034845 gene encoding adult cuticle protein 1 — translation MKVAILAVVLALAVASEASWPAGPWGATVVQANNPWPAAHWAGAPWGGAWPGAAWAGAYPYAGAAHWAGAYPYAGAHWGAPAASVAHHAGVVPGATSVTATRGAVHVAPLAGHAVSQKQLNLAPAPGTI, via the exons ATGAAG GTCGCCATTCTTGCCGTTGTCCTTGCCCTGGCCGTCGCTTCGGAAGCTAGCTGGCCAGCTGGTCCATGGGGAGCCACCGTTGTCCAGGCTAACAACCCGTGGCCGGCTGCTCACTGGGCTGGAGCCCCATGGGGTGGAGCTTGGCCAGGTGCGGCCTGGGCTGGAGCTTACCCGTATGCTGGAGCCGCCCACTGGGCTGGAGCTTACCCATATGCCGGTGCCCACTGGGGTGCCCCAGCTGCCTCGGTTGCCCACCATGCCGGAGTTGTTCCCGGAGCTACCTCGGTGACCGCCACTCGTGGTGCCGTCCATGTTGCCCCGCTGGCTGGACATGCTGTGTCCCAGAAGCAACTGAACCTGGCCCCTGCCCCAGGAACCATCTAA
- the LOC6034856 gene encoding adult cuticle protein 1 isoform X1, protein MKCIAAVVMMALAVVAEGGYVPLAYSAPHTTVVQQNVAPRYVASVPVTYAAAPVAYSTYSGYTAPVATTYVQNSVVPQYAAPVAYAAAPAVRYSVDSEVVEATQVVAPAATVVAQPAVAVYAQKEARYVAANRGAVHDAPLAGHAVSQQSLNLEPAAGTL, encoded by the exons ATGAAG TGCATCGCAGCTGTAGTCATGATGGCTTTGGCCGTTGTTGCTGAGGGAGGTTACGTCCCATTGGCCTACTCGGCTCCTCACACCACCGTTGTCCAGCAGAACGTGGCCCCACGGTACGTCGCTTCGGTTCCTGTGACCTACGCCGCCGCTCCAGTTGCCTACTCCACCTACTCCGGATACACCGCCCCAGTGGCCACGACCTACGTCCAGAACTCCGTCGTTCCCCAGTATGCCGCCCCGGTGGCCTACGCTGCTGCCCCGGCCGTCCGTTACTCCGTCGACTCCGAGGTCGTTGAGGCTACCCAAGTTGTGGCCCCAGCTGCCACCGTTGTTGCCCAGCCCGCCGTGGCCGTGTACGCCCAGAAGGAAGCTCGCTATGTGGCCGCCAACCGTGGAGCCGTCCATGATGCCCCACTCGCCGGACATGCCGTGTCCCAGCAGTCGCTGAACCTGGAACCAGCTGCGGGAACCCTGTAA
- the LOC6034857 gene encoding adult cuticle protein 1: MKCIAAVVMVVLAVAEGSLYANWASPLAYTLPHTTVVQDNSYARYVAAAPWGYAAAPVAYSGYSAFPYAASYPAAAAYVHQPAVAVVAQKEARYLAANRGAVHDAPLAGHAVSQQSLNLAPAPGTL, from the exons ATGAAG tgcATCGCAGCTGTAGTCATGGTCGTCCTTGCCGTTGCTGAAGGATCCCTGTACGCCAACTGGGCTTCTCCGTTGGCCTACACCCTGCCACATACCACCGTGGTCCAGGACAACTCGTACGCCCGGTACGTTGCCGCTGCCCCGTGGGGATACGCTGCGGCCCCCGTGGCTTATTCGGGCTATTCGGCTTTTCCGTACGCTGCCAGCTACCCAGCCGCTGCTGCCTATGTCCACCAGCCCGCTGTGGCCGTCGTTGCCCAGAAGGAGGCTCGCTATCTGGCCGCCAACCGTGGAGCCGTCCATGATGCGCCCCTGGCCGGACATGCCGTGTCCCAGCAGTCGCTGAATCTGGCTCCGGCTCCGGGAACGCTGTAA
- the LOC119767333 gene encoding uncharacterized protein LOC119767333 gives MKIFIALFAVALAVVAAEPSYVTSVLPQAVPVPVSTSVWPPYGVYGKGLAQRYAPVASYPGYSAGVYGGLPVYDNAWGYSAPVLGAYGNAKLIDNGLWNYGGYGYGHTNKYWL, from the exons atgaag ATCTTCATTGCCCTATTCGCCGTTGCTCTGGCCGTTGTGGCAGCTGAGCCATCGTACGTGACCTCGGTGCTTCCTCAAGCGGTTCCAGTTCCGGTGAGCACCTCGGTGTGGCCACCCTACGGAGTGTACGGAAAAGGACTGGCTCAGCGTTATGCACCCGTAGCCAGTTATCCAGGATACTCTGCGGGAGTGTACGGAGGTCTGCCAGTCTACGATAATGCTTGGGGATACTCGGCACCGGTTTTGGGCGCTTACGGAAACGCCAAGCTCATCGACAATGGACTGTGGAACTACGGTGGATACGGCTATGGACACACCAACAAGTACTGGCTGtaa
- the LOC6034848 gene encoding adult cuticle protein 1 has product MKCITAVVFLIAVAHCAYLPAPSPLCVLPINTGLHHGPHGPTLVQSNDHHSWTQAQAAASSNAAYWVHNNHHGWKPVLSPPPPTATFQDHQQSGHHNRPAAMYVAANPGAVHKAPLPGHSVNQQSLNLAPAPGTGY; this is encoded by the exons ATGAAG TGCATCACCGCGGTCGTCTTCTTAATTGCTGTTGCGCACTGTGCCTATCTTCCCGCGCCATCCCCACTTTGTGTTTTACCTATCAACACCGGGCTGCACCACGGTCCTCACGGTCCAACCTTGGTGCAATCCAACGATCACCACAGCTGGACCCAAGCTCAAGCGGCAGCCTCCAGCAATGCTGCCTATTGGGTCCACAACAATCATCACGGATGGAAACCTGTGCTGTCTCCACCACCTCCAACGGCTACCTTCCAAGATCACCAACAGTCTGGACATCACAACCGCCCCGCGGCCATGTACGTAGCGGCCAATCCCGGTGCCGTCCACAAGGCACCCCTGCCGGGACATAGCGTTAACCAGCAGTCGCTGAACCTGGCGCCGGCACCGGGGACTGGATACTGA
- the LOC6034850 gene encoding adult cuticle protein 1, whose protein sequence is MKCIAAVVMVALAVNEASYVPYANPGYAVAPVVTYADAHHGPTVVQSNDPHSWAYASAVHNAYQAPIVSAYNNHWDVPAAVTYDAGHYYDNYHHGHSAAVIAAPVQHSATYVAANRGAVHKAPLPGHAVSQKSLNLAPAPGTL, encoded by the exons atGAAG TGTATCGCAGCTGTAGTCATGGTGGCCCTTGCCGTCAACGAAGCGTCCTACGTCCCGTACGCCAACCCAGGATACGCTGTCGCTCCAGTGGTGACTTACGCCGACGCACATCACGGACCAACCGTTGTTCAGTCCAACGATCCTCACAGCTGGGCCTACGCCTCTGCCGTCCACAATGCCTACCAAGCCCCAATTGTTTCAGCCTACAACAACCACTGGGATGTCCCCGCAGCGGTGACCTACGATGCTGGCCACTACTACGATAACTACCATCACGGACACTCCGCTGCCGTGATCGCTGCCCCAGTTCAGCACTCGGCCACGTACGTCGCCGCCaac CGTGGAGCTGTCCACAAGGCCCCACTCCCTGGACACGCCGTCAGCCAAAAGTCGCTGAACCTGGCACCTGCTCCGGGAACTTTGTGA
- the LOC6034852 gene encoding adult cuticle protein 1, translating into MKCIAAVVMVALAVAAEASYVPYAHQGYAVAPVVTYAAHHGGPTVVQSNDPHSWAYASAVHHAHPIAPIVSAYNHYDGHNYAGHHIPAAVTYDAGHYYDNHHHGHAAAVIAAPVQHSATYVAANRGAVHKAPLTGHAVNQKSLNLAPAPGTL; encoded by the exons ATGAAG TGCATCGCAGCTGTAGTCATGGTGGCCCTTGCCGTCGCTGCCGAAGCTTCCTACGTCCCGTACGCTCATCAGGGATACGCTGTCGCTCCAGTGGTGACCTACGCCGCCCATCACGGCGGACCAACCGTTGTCCAGTCCAACGACCCTCACAGCTGGGCCTACGCCTCTGCTGTCCACCACGCTCACCCGATTGCTCCAATTGTCTCGGCTTACAACCATTACGATGGCCACAACTACGCCGGACATCACATCCCGGCGGCCGTGACCTACGATGCTGGCCACTACTACGATAACCACCATCATGGACACGCTGCTGCCGTGATTGCTGCCCCAGTTCAGCACTCGGCCACGTACGTCGCCGCCAACCGTGGAGCTGTCCACAAGGCCCCGCTCACCGGACATGCCGTCAACCAGAAGTCCCTGAACCTGGCACCGGCTCCGGGaactttgtaa